In one Misgurnus anguillicaudatus chromosome 1, ASM2758022v2, whole genome shotgun sequence genomic region, the following are encoded:
- the LOC141365391 gene encoding uncharacterized protein, protein MSSHASRGRSTDHTLQPSATAATHATELHAAEQSLHGNIAAQENPYSASIRTRSQACCSVRSSSSSVGSAAVRARAKAEAAKARLCYAEEEANLRLQQAKLEVSIEMLKHKKETAAAIAEAEAFEAAADVKSEKHSCDLNKDSVPLEASQRTKQYVLDQLKERDSELKSCENGDASAKRESVTNHNVSPPPLKPESSPFYPQQNNTASHHLTSQQPYISTYEGSHKPFNRTPEDVRLSHIKSSGEHASPTHHFRKQNHDIQPPSAQHAIRTDFYDCSSYINDGGSHVNDFVRYLARRELVATGLLQFNDKPQNYRAWKRSFLTAVRGLNLEPSEEMDLLLKWLGKESAEHIEQIRAIHVNRPEAGLAMAWERLDLTYGSAEAVENALFKRIDSFPKIINRDGPKLTKLGDLLMELQAAKAEGDLPGLAFLDTARGVNPIVQKLPFRLQEKWVVAGAAYKHQNQVNYPPFCFFVDFVIQQARIANDPSFSLSTNTDIAPRTERIAWKPNRQREVAVHKTEVSPRATFDTGESPTKPDGSEKLCLLHKKPHPLRKCRAFREKPIDERKTLLKENNVCFKCLSSSSHIAKNCKLNVQCFECKSNRHNTALHPGPAPWQQEAGPASEHGGEGDEASAQSQVTNKCTKVCGGELTDRSCSKICLVKVFPAGHREKAMTLYAVMDEQSNRSLVRSQFFEMFHDQSPSAPYTLRTCAGVKQSAGRRASGYEVESLDGAVRIPLPSLIECNDIPNNREEIPTPEVALHHVHLRSVAHLIPDIDPQAPIMLLLGRDIIRVHKVRKQVNGPHNLPYAQKLDLGWVIVGNVCLGNVHRPLTISTFHTNITERQRPTLFNACPNVFHVKERFSDTQATSDPSAYLADQPICETDHLGCTVFRRNKDDNQVAPSIQDTKFMEIMDEGLQKDSNNSWVAPLPFKNPRPRLPDNRQQALRRLMSLKRNFDKKPEMRDHFLSFMDNMFRNGHAELAPPLSSDEERWYLPTFGVYHPKKPKKIRVVFDSSAQYNGVSLNNVLLTGPDLNNTLLGVLMRFRREAIAVTADIEQMFYCFRVREKDRNFLRFLWFENNDLSKAIVDYRMNVHVFGNSPSPAVAIHGLHKSVQGNEFHVDPDVQHFVLHDFYVDDGLKSLPTAQAAISLLKRTQDVLSKSNLRLHKIAANNKEVMDSFPSSDHASDLKDLDLDADALPLQRSLGLDWNLKTDCFLFNVSSEIKPYTRRGVLSTINSLYDPLGFVAPVTVQGKAILRELTTENGDWDAPLPPAMKDAWTSWRASLSELAKLSIPRCYTEASPSAAVRRELCVFCDASVKAIGAVCYLKVTDSNGNNQIGFVMGKAKLAPRPEHTVPRLELCAAVLAVELADLVSTELDLQLDAVTYYSDSKVVLGYICNETRRFYVYVSNRVLRIRRSCRPDQWRYVPTDMNPADHATRSVPASQLKHTNWLSGPKFLSKPEPSISESTYDLVDPSSDPEIRPLVSALSTAASNQQLDSQRFAKFSTWKSLTRAFTRLIHIVCHFKTAHRENTACKGWHYCKAEFTVEESEKASAVIIQAVQKEVYSQEIKCIQKHERMPKTSPLRNLDPFIDTLGFLRVGGRLHYSSVDQGEKTPLIIPGQHHIATLLIKHHHKQVQHQGRHFTEGAVRSAGLWIVGGKKKVSSIIHHCITCRRLRAPLGIQKMANMPADRLSTDPPFSNVGLDVFGPWIVSSRKTRGGCAQSKRWAVIFTCMSIRAVHIEVIESLDTSSFINALRRFLSVRGPVKNIRSDRGTNFIGACKELKITSNIDSTAVKTFLSDKGCIWSFNPPHASHWGGSWERMIGLARRILDAMFLQLKDKLTHEVLVTFMAEVAAIINARPLVPVTMDPDDSFVLTPAALLTQKTNSVPAPAGEFGVSDLYKSQWRQVQQLSNTFWDRWRKQFLPTLQARKKWQSTQPNIQPGSVVLLKNIQAPRNEWPLGLITQAFPSKDGKVRQVEVKIIKPGGSSLFLRPVNEIVLLLPPEAQ, encoded by the coding sequence ATGTCTTCTCACGCATCCAGGGGACGGTCAACAGACCATACTCTACAGCCAAGTGCTACTGCAGCAACGCACGCCACAGAGCTACACGCTGCAGAACAGAGTCTGCATGGAAATATAGCAGCACAAGAGAACCCATACAGTGCATCAATAAGGACACGCTCACAAGCATGTTGTTCAGTGAGATCCAGTTCATCATCAGTGGGGTCTGCAGCAGTCAGAGCAAGAGCGAAGGCTGAGGCAGCAAAGGCACGCCTATGCTATGCTGAAGAGGAAGCAAATCTGAGGCTACAACAAGCTAAGTTGGAAGTGTCTATAGAAAtgctaaaacataaaaaagagaCTGCAGCAGCCATTGCTGAAGCAGAGGCATTCGAAGCAGCTGCTGATGTAAAGAGTGAGAAACATAGTTGTGACCTGAACAAAGACTCTGTTCCTTTAGAAGCCTCACAACGTACAAAGCAGTATGTGCTTGATCAACTAAAAGAAAGGGATTCAGAACTTAAGTCATGTGAAAACGGTGACGCATCAGCAAAGAGAGAGTCGGTCACTAACCACAACGTGTCACCTCCACCACTAAAGCCTGAATCCAGTCCCTTCTATCCGCAACAGAACAATACTGCTTCTCATCATCTCACCTCACAGCAGCCTTACATCAGCACATACGAGGGCAGTCACAAGCCATTTAACAGGACTCCTGAAGACGTTCGTCTATCTCACATCAAGTCCAGTGGTGAGCATGCTTCTCCTACACACCACTTTAGAAAACAAAATCACGACATCCAGCCTCCTTCCGCACAACATGCCATACGGACAGATTTCTATGACTGCAGCTCATACATAAATGATGGCGGCTCACACGTAAATGACTTTGTCAGGTATCTAGCTCGCCGTGAGCTTGTGGCTACAGGCCTGCTTCAATTCAATGACAAACCCCAAAATTACAGAGCATGGAAGCGTTCCTTTTTGACTGCCGTCAGAGGCCTTAACCTGGAGCCGAGTGAGGAGATGGATCTTCTGTTAAAGTGGCTTGGAAAGGAGTCAGCAGAACATATTGAGCAGATAAGAGCAATACATGTTAATCGGCCAGAAGCAGGACTTGCCATGGCATGGGAAAGACTAGACCTTACGTATGGCTCAGCTGAAGCAGTAGAAAATGCTCTGTTCAAACGCATTGACAGTTTTCCAAAAATAATAAACCGAGATGGACCTAAGCTGACAAAGCTGGGTGATCTACTAATGGAACTGCAGGCCGCTAAGGCTGAAGGGGACTTACCAGGCCTGGCTTTCCTTGACACAGCAAGAGGTGTCAACCCGATCGTACAGAAACTCCCGTTTCGTCTACAGGAAAAGTGGGTGGTAGCTGGTGCAGCATACAAGCATCAAAACCAGGTGAACTATCCTCCCTTTTGCTTCTTTGTCGATTTTGTCATCCAGCAGGCTCGTATTGCCAATGATCCAAGCTTTAGCCTCAGCACCAATACAGACATAGCCCCCAGGACAGAGAGGATAGCGTGGAAGCCGAACAGGCAACGGGAGGTCGCCGTCCACAAGACAGAGGTATCACCCAGAGCCACATTTGACACGGGTGAGTCTCCAACAAAACCTGACGGCAGCGAAAAACTGTgtttgttacataaaaagccACACCCTCTTCGGAAGTGCCGGGCGTTCAGAGAGAAGCCCATTGACGAGCGCAAAACACTCCTCAAAGAAAACAACGTGTGCTTTAAATGTCTGTCTTCCTCGTCTCACATAGCAAAGAACTGCAAACTCAATGTCCAGTGTTTCGAATGTAAAAGCAACAGGCACAACACCGCGCTCCACCCTGGTCCCGCGCCCTGGCAGCAGGAAGCTGGCCCTGCTTCTGAGCACGGCGGGGAGGGAGATGAAGCTTCAGCGCAGTCTCAGGTCACCAACAAATGCACAAAAGTCTGCGGAGGTGAACTCACAGATCGCTCCTGCTCGAAAATATGCCTTGTTAAGGTGTTCCCAGCTGGCCACAGAGAAAAAGCCATGACGTTGTATGCAGTTATGGACGAGCAAAGCAATAGGTCACTGGTTCGCTCACAGTTCTTCGAAATGTTCCATGACCAAAGCCCAAGTGCTCCTTACACACTGAGAACATGCGCTGGAGTGAAGCAATCAGCAGGGAGAAGGGCCAGTGGCTATGAGGTGGAGTCTCTAGATGGAGCTGTTCGCATCCCATTGCCAAGCCTCATAGAATGTAACGACATACCGAACAACAGAGAGGAGATACCAACCCCCGAAGTAGCTCTTCATCACGTTCATCTAAGGTCAGTTGCACACCTCATCCCAGACATTGATCCGCAAGCCCCTATCATGCTTCTCTTAGGACGGGACATTATCAGAGTGCACAAAGTCCGCAAACAGGTGAATGGCCCTCACAACCTGCCTTACGCACAGAAGTTAGACCTGGGGTGGGTCATTGTTGGAAATGTATGCCTAGGTAATGTTCACAGGCCACTGACAATTAGCACGTtccacacaaacattacagagCGGCAACGACCCACTCTCTTTAATGCATGCCCCAATGTGTTCCATGTGAAGGAGAGGTTCAGTGACACCCAAGCCACCAGTGATCCCTCAGCATATCTTGCGGACCAGCCTATCTGCGAAACCGACCACCTTGGATGCACAGTGTTCAGGCGGAACAAGGACGACAACCAGGTGGCTCCCTCCATTCAAGATACAAAGTTCATGGAGATAATGGATGAGGGACTGCAAAAAGACTCAAATAACAGTTGGGTGGCTCCATTACCCTTTAAGAACCCACGTCCACGGCTCCCAGACAACAGACAACAGGCGCTGAGGCGTCTCATGTCTCTGAAACGTAACTTTGATAAAAAGCCTGAGATGAGAGACCACTTTCTCTCCTTCATGGACAACATGTTTCGGAACGGTCATGCAGAGTTGGCCCCCCCTCTCAGCTCGGATGAAGAAAGGTGGTACTTACCAACATTTGGGGTGTATCATCCGAAAAAGCCTAAGAAAATCCGTGTGGTGTTCGATTCCAGCGCCCAATACAATGGCGTATCACTCAACAACGTGTTGTTAACTGGACCTGACCTCAATAACACACTACTGGGAGTGCTGATGCGGTTCAGAAGAGAGGCCATCGCAGTCACAGCCGACATAGAACAGATGTTCTATTGCTTCCGGGTAAGAGAAAAGGACCGTAACTTCTTACGTTTTCTTTGGTTCGAGAACAACGACCTCTCAAAAGCCATCGTGGATTACCGCATGAATGTCCACGTCTTTGGCAATAGCCCGTCACCAGCAGTGGCTATTCATGGTCTACACAAGTCTGTCCAAGGAAACGAATTCCATGTCGACCCAGATGTGCAGCACTTTGTGTTGCATGACTTCTATGTCGATGATGGGCTGAAGTCCCTGCCCACTGCTCAAGCTGCTATCAGCCTGTTAAAAAGGACACAGGATGTGCTCTCTAAATCAAATCTGAGACTTCACAAGATTGCAGCGAACAACAAAGAGGTCATGGACTCCTTTCCATCCAGTGACCACGCGAGTGACCTCAAAGACCTTGACCTCGATGCAGACGCACTGCCATTGCAGCGCAGCCTCGGGCTTGATTGGAATCTCAAGACAGACTGTTTCCTTTTTAATGTCTCAAGTGAAATCAAGCCCTACACACGGCGGGGTGTCCTGTCCACGATCAATAGTCTCTATGACCCGCTAGGATTCGTTGCGCCCGTCACAGTCCAAGGCAAGGCTATCCTGCGAGAGCTCACGACGGAGAACGGTGACTGGGACGCACCCTTACCTCCTGCAATGAAAGATGCCTGGACGTCATGGAGAGCCTCTCTGTCTGAGCTTGCCAAGCTTTCCATTCCAAGGTGCTACACAGAAGCCTCACCATCAGCAGCGGTAAGAAGAGAACTGTGTGTGTTCTGTGATGCGTCAGTCAAAGCTATCGGTGCTGTGTGCTATCTAAAAGTGACAGACAGTAATGGCAACAACCAGATTGGATTTGTAATGGGGAAAGCCAAGCTGGCCCCCCGCCCTGAACACACAGTGCCAAGACTTGAACTCTGCGCTGCAGTGCTTGCTGTTGAGTTAGCAGACCTGGTCTCAACAGAACTAGATCTACAGCTTGATGCTGTAACCTACTACTCGGACAGTAAAGTAGTCCTGGGCTATATTTGCAATGAGACTAGGCGCTTTTATGTCTATGTCAGCAACCGAGTGTTACGCATCCGAAGATCATGCCGTCCAGACCAGTGGCGTTACGTGCCTACAGACATGAACCCTGCAGATCACGCAACACGTTCCGTCCCTGCTAGCCAATTGAAACACACCAACTGGTTAAGTGGGCCCAAATTTCTCTCCAAGCCAGAGCCCAGCATTTCTGAGAGCACTTATGACCTTGTGGACCCAAGCTCAGACCCAGAAATCCGCCCCCTGGTGTCTGCCTTAAGCACTGCAGCCTCAAACCAGCAACTGGATTCACAACGCTTTGCAAAGTTCTCTACCTGGAAGTCATTAACTCGTGCATTCACTCGCCTCATTCACATAGTTTGTCATTTCAAGACAGCTCACAGAGAGAACACAGCATGCAAAGGCTGGCATTACTGCAAAGCTGAATTTACAGTTGAGGAATCTGAGAAAGCGTCAGCTGTAATCATCCAAGCAGTTCAAAAGGAAGTCTACAGCCAAGAGATAAAgtgcattcaaaaacatgaaagGATGCCAAAAACAAGCCCTCTCAGAAATCTGGATCCGTTCATTGACACACTTGGCTTTCTCAGAGTTGGAGGCCGGCTTCATTATTCAAGTGTTGATCAGGGTGAAAAGACTCCTCTTATTATTCCTGGCCAGCATCACATCGCCACTTTGCTTATCAAACACCACCACAAACAAGTCCAGCATCAAGGCCGTCACTTCACTGAAGGGGCAGTCCGTTCTGCTGGCCTTTGGATAGTTGGAGGAAAGAAAAAAGTAAGCAGCATCATTCACCACTGTATAACATGCAGAAGGCTCAGAGCTCCTCTCGGTATCCAGAAAATGGCTAATATGCCAGCTGATCGTCTTTCAACAGATCCTCCATTCTCTAATGTAGGTCTTGATGTGTTCGGCCCATGGATTGTCTCCTCGCGGAAAACCAGAGGCGGCTGCGCTCAAAGTAAAAGGTGGGCAGTGATTTTTACGTGCATGAGCATAAGAGCTGTGCACATTGAAGTCATAGAATCCCTCGACACATCTAGCTTCATCAACGCGCTACGGCGTTTCCTTTCAGTGCGTGGGCCGGTCAAAAACATTCGTTCCGACCGCGGCACGAACTTTATTGGTGCCTGTAAGGAACTGAAGATAACCTCAAACATTGACAGCACTGCCGTAAAGACTTTTCTCTCAGACAAGGGTTGCATCTGGTCTTTTAATCCCCCACATGCATCCCATTGGGGTGGATCATGGGAGAGAATGATAGGGCTGGCAAGAAGGATTCTGGATGCAATGTTTCTCCAGCTGAAAGACAAGCTCACCCACGAGGTGCTAGTGACTTTCATGGCAGAAGTCGCAGCGATCATCAACGCCAGGCCACTTGTTCCAGTGACTATGGACCCTGATGACTCGTTTGTTCTCACGCCAGCTGCTCTTCTCACACAAAAGACAAACAGTGTGCCTGCTCCTGCTGGTGAGTTTGGAGTTTCAGACCTCTACAAGTCCCAGTGGAGGCAGGTTCAGCAGCTCTCCAACACCTTCTGGGACCGTTGGAGGAAACAATTCCTCCCAACACTGCAGGCCCGCAAGAAATGGCAGTCCACTCAGCCAAACATTCAGCCTGGAAGCGTTGTTCTCCTTAAGAACATTCAAGCACCTAGGAATGAATGGCCTCTTGGACTGATTACTCAGGCCTTCCCTAGCAAGGATGGAAAAGTACGCCAGGTTGAGGTAAAGATTATCAAACCAGGAGGGTCTAGCCTCTTTCTCAGGCCAGTCAATGAAATTGTTCTCCTTCTGCCTCCAGAGGCACAGTAA